In Micromonospora sp. NBC_01813, the following are encoded in one genomic region:
- the rdgB gene encoding RdgB/HAM1 family non-canonical purine NTP pyrophosphatase, translating into MPAGQTRLLLATRNAKKLAELQRILDGALGTRRIELVGMADLEPYHEVPETGLTFGENALLKAREGCRYTGLPTVADDSGLAVDALGGMPGVFSARWSGRHGADQANLDLVLAQLTDVPDEHRSASFVCAAALVLPGGKEHLVEGRQSGRLLRAGRGDGGFGYDPIFLGDGQERTNAELSPADKDAISHRGKAFRLMAKVIAKTVG; encoded by the coding sequence GTGCCCGCCGGGCAGACCCGGCTGCTGCTCGCCACCCGTAACGCGAAGAAGTTGGCCGAGTTGCAGCGGATTCTGGACGGGGCGCTCGGCACCAGGCGGATCGAGCTGGTGGGCATGGCCGACCTGGAGCCCTACCACGAGGTGCCCGAGACGGGGCTCACGTTCGGTGAGAACGCGTTGCTCAAAGCACGGGAGGGCTGCCGCTACACCGGGCTGCCGACGGTGGCCGACGATTCCGGGCTGGCGGTCGACGCCCTCGGTGGCATGCCAGGGGTGTTCAGCGCTCGCTGGTCCGGCCGGCACGGTGCCGACCAGGCGAACCTCGACCTGGTGTTGGCCCAGCTCACCGACGTGCCGGACGAGCACCGCTCGGCGTCGTTCGTCTGCGCCGCGGCCCTGGTGCTGCCCGGCGGCAAGGAGCATCTGGTCGAAGGACGCCAGTCTGGTCGGCTGCTGCGCGCCGGGCGGGGCGACGGCGGTTTCGGCTACGATCCGATCTTCCTCGGCGACGGACAGGAGCGGACGAACGCCGAGCTCAGCCCGGCTGACAAGGACGCGATCAGTCATCGGGGCAAGGCGTTCCGGCTGATGGCCAAGGTCATCGCGAAGACTGTGGGATGA